TTGTAACCACAGCTTTGAGCCACCACACATATTTAGCTCACGGGAAAAAATCACCACCTGAAAAACcaaagaatagaaaataatatctccTCAAGTAGCGGTTATTCAACGCCACCAGCCTTCCACTTTCCCTCTTTATTATCCCGCAAGTTGCaggcaataaataaaaaaaagtgaaaagaaagaaagaaaaagatgggAGTTGTGGTAATAGATGGATCAACAGTACGTGATTTCGTGAACGATGAAGCCCAGTTCAAGAAGAGTGTGGACGAGTCATTTGCCCAGCTAGACCTCAATAACGACGGAGTCTTGTCTCGCTCTGAGCTCCGAAAGGCTTTTGAATCTCTTCGTTTGATCGAGAGTCACTTCGGTATCGATGTGGTCACGCCTCCAGAGCAACTCACCCAGTTGTACGACTCCATCTTTGAGAAGTTTGATTGTGATAAGAGTGGAACTGTTGATCTTGATGAGTTTAGGACTGAGATTAAGAAGATCTTGCTTGCGATTGCTGATGGGTTAGGGTCAAGTCCTATTCAGATGGCTCTTGAAGATGATGACCAGGGTTTTCTCAAGAAAGCTGCAGATCTCGAAGCCTCTAAGCTTCAGAAACCTTCTCCAGCTTAATGCTGCTGCTGTTTGTAATTTCTTGctgttgtttcttttttcttgtttctatAGTTGAAATAAATCTTGGTGGTTCAGTCACCATCTTGATTAAGGGTCCAAGTGAAAATCCATTGTACGTACAACAGATTCAGCTTACTACTTTTCGTGTGGAAGAGAACCCAACATGTTCAATGGATAAATATGCAAGTCATAATGTGTTTCCTCCATTTGTTTGCCTATTTACttctttgaaaatgaaaactaaTGCATAACAATTAGACAGCATTCACGGGCATAGCTATACTGCAACAAGGAAATTTGCCAACTTGTCCACTAGCCAGCATTATCAATTTTTGGTAAAGGCCTGTCAACAGACAAtccataaaagaataaaaaagaatagtgGCTAAATAGGACTATGCAGGTTGTTTTGGAATAACAGAGTAATCAACTGAGAATGTAATCAGCTAgccttttgaaaaaatatctCATTTATAGAAAATTGACATGGAGTTACTAATCAGCAATGTCATCAGCATATTCATCAAAGAGAGCCACCATCATCAGCCATATTGTGCAATTAGCCAGAAAGTCCTAGACaagttataaataattaaaggtATGCATAAGAGTAGTAGAAATTTATAGCTATAAATACTGCCAAAATCAGGAAGGTCAAATTATCTGACCTATCATATGACTGCAGCCAATCTTGAATATAAAGCTCTGCCCTATCACATGTTTGCTACCTCATAAAAAGACCTTCAAAAATTTGCACAGGACACAACTTTTCCCACAACCACAGCATATGCAAGAAGTGATTTCATCTACGATAGACAAACCAATCGTATTAAGGGTATAAGTTTGGACCTCAAAATTCACTTTTGCAATTTCCACTCATGGCCTGTCAAACAATTATAATAATCGTCACTCCTGGATTTCCACCTACAAGATGTTAAAACAAATTCGACCAGGGGCATGGTGCCAACAACTCagtcattttctttctccttgACATACAGGGACATTATATCGTTTTTAATGCTTCTCACTCTTACTGTATGCAGTTCAGGGAATTCGACAGCCATTAGACATCTAATCCCACATTTTCAACCATCCTCAATGGATTTTCATACCACCACTTGGTTTGGCTGATAAAGATTTTCCTACAGAAACATATAGCCTTCACATCTCCAtccatttatttaaaacatcCTCCCTTGAAGTAAGCCCGTCGGTTTCCTAGCAACACTGAACATTGTTTTTCTTCGCTTGAAAGAGCTCTCAACTTCTAATAATCTTCAAAAAGACTGCATGAGGTAAGAAGCTTACAAGATAAAAATGCAATAGACATTCAGTTGAAAAAGCTGCACATTACAAATAAAAGTTCAAGATATAAATAGACGAAGAAAGATAGATTACTTTTACTGTATATTTTCCTGCTCAActtcaaagaaaagtaaaaccACCTCAAAGCAAGAGGAGGAACCAAGAATATTATTCCGGCGTTATTACAAGGAAAAATATCTGAAAGGGCAGGGACAAACCTAGGCTCCCCAAGTCCATTTCTTTGCTCAAATTTCAGCCTACAAGTCGGGGGCATATATCTAATTTCAGCTTTGCGGGAACAATTGGAGCATTAGTCAGTTCTTGCTTTGactcttattatttttcttgggCCTTTATGTTTAGTCTAGGAGATATATAATGTTTATCACCCTAAGTTTTGCAGTTCGAGTCAAGGTAATTGGATTGTGCAATCTCAACTCTTGTATAATGCAATGACTAAAGAATTCTAGCATCAGAAAAGGCTGAACAAAAGTAAAATACTGTTCCTTGCAGTAAAAAAGTACAAATAAAACACGCAACAGCTTCAAAATCTTGAGCTTCCTATCTAATTTTAGTTGTCAATCATACACCCCTTCCCAAACCATAATCTCATACCAAATTTCACCTTATTACAGCTAACATAAATACTAAGCCACCAAGCTTTCCTGCATCAATTCAGACCTTTCTAACCCTATGTCACACCAGTACAAAAGTAAGAAGTGACATAGTCATTCAAGCCTCTGATGATTCCTTAACAGTGGAATCAGCAGTAGTTATGGCTGATCCTAAAATGAGACCCTATGCTACTTTATAAGTAAAAACCATTTGACACTTGGACAATTTAACGTGCCAAAGAActacaataaattaatgagaCAAAAGTTAGCTTAGATATGCCTTATGGTTTATACTACCACTACAAACATAAAATCTGTAAGATGAAAGTGTTCTACTCTTTTTTTCTAGAAGCTTGAAGTCATCATTTAAATGGGtcaagagagagaaaaaaattagagtaaaattcAGTTTGGAGCACAAACTGTAGACCAATAATAGGAGCCATCATATTTAATAGGAAACATTTGTTCAGATTCTCAATCTCCCATAGATTATCTACAAGAATAAGACTTTACTCGTATTATAGGGGTATAGCATAAATCCAATTATCAGTATCGACCACTCATTACCTAGTTATGTTCCTCTGAAGCAGGCCTTGTGTCACAGCCCGCCTCACAATTGGGCAAGGAAGGCTGTCCATGGGCAGAAATCTGCCCAACATATGCCCATGAGGAAGaataacacggccgtgttggactcAACACCgcccgtgttaccaacacgaccacaaacacggccgtgttggatgcgtCAAAAcatgaaagagaaagaagctTCTAgagagcacggccacagagagtaacacggccaggaacaccaaaccgtgttctCAACGCGGCCAGGGACACGATATGGAGCTTTTGAGTTCTTGGTCATGCCTTTCGGCCTCACTAATGCCCTTGCCACATTCTGCACACTCATGAACAAGGTACTCCATCCCTTTCTTGATAAGTTCGTGATTGTTTATTTGGATGACATTGTTGTATACAACAACAGTCTTGAAGAACATGTGCAACACCTCAAGCAAGTCTTCCAAGTGCTCCACGAACACGAGCTGTACATAAAGCGCGAGAAATGCTCGTTCGCGAGAGAAGAAGTGGAGTTCCTTGGCCATCGAATCAAGGATGGCAGGTTAATGATGGATCCAGCAAAAGTTAAAGCCATCCAAGAATGGCAACCTCTTTCCAAGGTGCCCGAGTTGCGATCTTTTCTCGGACTGGTGAACTATTATCGGCGGTTCATCAAAGGCTATTCTGCCATTGCTGCCCCATTGACGGAACTGCTTAAGAAGAATAAGGCATGGAATTGGGGTGAAGAATGCCAAGCTGCATTCGAAACCTTGAAAGATGCCGTGTCAATGGAGCTAGTCATGATGCTGCCTGACTACGGAAAACCATTTGATGTACATACGGATGCCTCGGACTATGCCATTGGAGGCGTCCTCATGCAGGATAGGCACCCTATCGCCTACGAAAGTCACAAGCTCAATGAAACGGAAAGGTGGTACACTGTCCAGGAGAAGGAAATGACCGTCGTCGTCCACTGCTTGCGCACATGGAGACACTACTTGCTAGGAAGCAAGTTCACTATCTTGACGGACAATGTAGCTACAAGCTACTTCCAGACTCAGAAGAAGCTGAGTCCCAAACAATCACGCTGGCAAGATTTCTTGGCCGAATTCGACTACAAGCTCGAATATAAGCAGGGCAAAGCCAACGTTGTTGCCGATGCATTGAGTAGAAAGGCGGCGTTGGCTTCCATTGCTGCTAGCGCGCCGCAGAGCGACTTCCTTAACCGCATCAAAGAAGGAATGCAGCAAGACACCTTGGCCAAGAGCATTATCAAGCTGGCGATCGAGGGGAAAACTCGACGATTTTGGGAGAAAGATGGCCTTCTCCTCACTGTTGGCAACCGAGTCTACGTGCCGAAGTGGGGAAACCTGCGGAGAGAAATCTTGAAGGAATGCCATGACTCTTTATGGGCTGGACATCCTAGAATGACTCGCACACTTGCGCTAGTCCAGCAAAACTACTACTGGCCGCAACTTAAGGACGATGTGGAGGCCTATGTTCGGACCTGCCTTGTATGCCAACAAGACAAGGTGGAACAACAACAGCCTGCGGGCCTACTTGAACCTCTTCCCGTCGCTGAAAGGCCATGGGAGAGTGTCTCGATGGACTTCATAGTGGCCCTGCCGAAATCCGAGGGGTACGGAAGTATCATGGTTATCGTGGATAGATTTAGCAAGTATGCTACTTTTATCCCTGCCCTAGCAGACTGCAAAGTAGATGAGGCAGCTCGCCTCTTCTTCAAGAATGCCGTGAAGCTGTGGGGCTTACCGAAAAGTATAATCAGCGATAGAGACCCTCAATTTACTGGCAAATTCTGGCGAGAGTTGTTCAAACTGCTAGGCACAGACCTCAACTTCTCCACCAGCTTTCATCCACAAAGCGACGGCCAAACGGAGAGGATTAATGCTTTGCTGGAACTCTACGTAAGGCACTATGTTAGTGCCCATCAACGAGATTGGGCAAAGCTGCTCGACGTAGCCCAATTCTCATACAACCTCCAAAGGAGTGAGTCTACGGGTAAGAGTCCCTTTGAGGTCATCATGGGACAGCAGCCGTTGACACCAAATGCCATTGCTGCTGGCTATGGAGGAGCCAACCCTTCCGCCTACAAGTTTGCTAGGGAATGGCACGAAGAGGCGGACATAACAAAGGCGTGCCTCAACAAAGGCGTGCCTCAACAAAGCAGCAAAGCGCATGAAGAAGTGGGCTGACGTTAAGAGACGCCCCAAAGAATACAGCGCTGGCGacatggtgatggtgaagctGCTGCCTAACCAGTTCAAGTCCCTCCGTAAGGTACACAAGGGCCTGGTAAGGCGATACGAAAGCCCGTTCCCAGTCGTGAAACGTGTTGGTGCTGCTGCCTACCAGCTCCAACTACCCTCGAGACTAAAGATCCATAATGTCTTCCACGTGAGTATGCTCAAGCCATACCACGAGGACAAAGAAGACCCGAGCCGTGGCGAATCTCGTAGGGCTCCAACAGCTGTCGTCACCGAGTTCGATAAGGAGATAGAAAGTATCCTTGCGGACAGAGtgataagaagaagaggagttCCCAACTACACCGAGTACTTGGTGAAGTGGAAAAATCTGCCCGACACCGAGGTTACTTGGGAACGTGAAGATTTACTATGGCAATTTCCCGAGCACATCCAAAACTACAAAACTCAAGGCGTGACGAGGGCGTCGCGAGATTGAGTGGGGGAGGGTGTCACAGCCCGCCTCACAATTGGGCAAGGAAGGCTGTCCATGGGCAGAAATCTGCCCAACATCTGCCCATGAGGAAGaataacacggccgtgttggactcAACACCgcccgtgttaccaacacgaccacaaacacggccgtgttggatgcgtCAAAAcatgaaagagaaagaagctTCTAgagagcacggccacagagagtaacacggccaggaacaccaaaccgtgttctcaacacggccaaggacacgaccgtgttggtgGCAGGGAGAGGCCTATAAATACCCCCTCCATCCATCATTTGTAACGCAACAATGGAAACACACAATAACCACACACAATAACAACAAGAAAAAGGTTGTAAACTTAATAAAGCTCTCCATATTTTCCAAGCTCAAGTGTTCTCATTTCTCTACCCTAACCACGTTCCGAAACTCTGCTGCCTACTTTGCTCACCTACAATCTCTCCCCGATTCTCATCTAGGCTTACTTAGTTCGACTTCAACAAGCAAGTTAACTAAGTGCCACGCGACTTGGCTAACCTCCTAGCCCAAGTTTCGTGACACTTGGgagtagaaaattgaaaaaagtcTTATTCTTTTAATGTCAGAGGGTATTTATTTTACAGCCTTCAGTTGAGGAACTAAAATCAACAAGGTAGGGAACAAAAAAACTCCAATCTAgaagtataaattttaatgcttTAAAAACTTTTCAAGAAAACTGTTAGTAGGAAACTGACAATTCAATCTTAAGCATTGCAATGAGTTGTTGAAGCCAAAAAATCCATCAAACAGCAGGATTAGTCatttaaccttttctttcacTTGGTAAGATCTCATCAAAGGCCCATTTAAGCCACCTCTTAGCCATCTACCGTAGTAAGAAGACCTCCTCCCCTGTCCAAAATTTTTACTGTTTGATGTTTTAGGTAAATATGATGAACAATTAGGTAAATAGGTATTTGGAAATTGCAAAAACAAATGATAACAAGAGAAATTAGGAACTCAGTCTATCACATGTAAGCACTTTTCAGAGATTTGAGAAGGAATATTCAGCACATCAACTATATAATAATAGGAAGATATGCTATATATTAACAAAGCCCTCCATATACTACAGCAGCCCCTATGGTTTGGCAGCCTTTATATTGATTATGTCTTTATTAAGTTGTGTAGAGCTGTGTGGGTTTCAGGTAGATGCCAGGGGATGGCGGGTTGCGTCGCAGAGAGACTGAGATAAGTATATGCATGTAAGTACATCTGAAGAGGCAGATTTTAAATCGTAGCCTTCTAGGCATAAGCCAATGCCCACTTCCATAAAATAGGATATTCTGAAGCAACTTCCATGTAAGGCTCAAAGAAACTTGTGTCAGGATTTAAATTAATAGGCTCAACTGATTCAGGTTTCATCTTATGCTGCTCTGTTTTAAATGGTTTTAGGCCTCAtcaaaattaatcaaataaaactaCTTTATTGCTGACTCGCTGCATTACTTAACCTTTGTATCAGCCAAAAATTTTATAGCCATTATGTAGATAAGTGATTAGAATGTTTTCTGATTACGCATTGacaaaaaataatcataagaAGTAAGgtcaaaaactaaaacaacaagaagaaaataaatcacatTACAGAACTGAAATTCAAAGGAAACCCCCTGTGCCTTACCAACACGCAGCATACCTCGCAATTATTGCAATAGTATTTTTGCTTGTTATACTGCagggaaaataaataaagttgaGAGTTCATCAGTTGTAGATTGTTTCCAAGAACTAATTCACTATGCTAGCTATCACAACCATTAACACTCATTTCAATGCAAATGTGATAAAAGAAGAGCTGATCCAAGCACCTTGTGAATCACTACTGTTGGCACTTGTTTCATATTACCAGAAtcttatgtttaaattttgaaaaattgagaTTATTGTTGACATAATAATAACCACATATCAATCAAACATCACAACATGACAGGACTCCTGTGATTAAAGTTAGCTTAGCATGTAAACAGAAAAATCTATATTTCACACCAGCAAGACATTCTGAATACATGCTATcatcttaaatatattttgttggAATATGCGAATGATGGAAGTGTTATAGTAGCTACAGGCAGGCAAATTCGAAGGAGTTCTATAAAAGATTCTTCCAAAAAGGACTTGAAAGAAATATAGGAAATCTGGAAAGCACAAACAAATGTATTAATCACTGGTATCATATGTGAAATAGCAAAAAGTACAGAAcctaaataaatacaatagaAAGATGTCAATAGAGACTCAGCAAGCTTATAGAAGCTTTCCTTTTCATGGTACAATAGTATGAGTTTCATCCACACAGCCTTCACCGATAATTGTAGTTTCAATTATGGAAGGTCCAaaggggaaaaataaaatctaaaacagACTCCAAAAGCCAGTGAGAGTGAGATATGGAGAAAATGGGGATgcatagaaaatgaaattatagCAGAATCTACCATAGAAAAAGCTGATAAAGATTTCATCATATCTTGAAAAATGAGAAGCCATCCACCATTATTGAACAGGTGTTGAGTTCATAATATGACAGAGAAACCCTAATCCATCCATCCTCTGATTAAAGGTAGTGAGCTGATGAGCTGAAACTAGGACTGATGAGCTAACTTGACTTCTTGTGTATCTGATCAGTAAcccaataacaataataataataagatacATTAAAGCAGCAGTTGGGTGTGCGCCATTGACAATTGAGAAACAACAAAGGAGGGAAGTGGCgaggaaagaaagagacaGAGACAAAGACAGAGAGACGGAGAGTGAAAAACGTACGCTAACAAACGAAAACGAGTGGCAAAATGGCAAAGCGACAGAGACAGACCCCACATCACACTTGAAATGGACCCGCCCCACTCTTAACCTCTCTACAACCTTTTAATTCCAAACAGATGACCAAACTAACCCAACTACAAATAGcccaagaaaaaagaacaagaagcTCACTCACTCatgtagaagaagaaaacagaGGCGTATTACTAGAGAGAGAGGAAAGATGGCATCCTTTGCAAGACAACAGCAGCAAACATACTGGTGTCACGAATGTGATATGAGCATTCACCTCCTCATCACCACCACCACTGAGTCTCCACTTTGCCCTCACTGTGACAGCCGTCGTCTTGAACTCATGGATGGGGATGACCCTACTCCCATTTCCAACGACACAACCAGTTTCTTCCTTGACAGCTTGTTTTTCCCATTTCTCACTGACATGAATTCGTCGTCTTCGAATGACGATTTAAATCACAATATTGATTCCATCTTGCCCACTGTCAAAATCACAGCTTCTCTTCTGGAGGGAGAGGAAGTCGTTTGTGCTGTGTGTAAGGATGAGTTTGTTATTGATGTTGATGTCAAAATTCTACCTTGTAATCATTTCTTTCATCCTGATTGCATTCTCCCCTGGCTTAACTCTGACCACAACTCTTGTCCTCTCTGTCGCTTCCAT
The nucleotide sequence above comes from Ricinus communis isolate WT05 ecotype wild-type chromosome 6, ASM1957865v1, whole genome shotgun sequence. Encoded proteins:
- the LOC8289320 gene encoding uncharacterized protein LOC8289320; amino-acid sequence: MGVVVIDGSTVRDFVNDEAQFKKSVDESFAQLDLNNDGVLSRSELRKAFESLRLIESHFGIDVVTPPEQLTQLYDSIFEKFDCDKSGTVDLDEFRTEIKKILLAIADGLGSSPIQMALEDDDQGFLKKAADLEASKLQKPSPA
- the LOC8289318 gene encoding E3 ubiquitin-protein ligase RING1-like, producing MASFARQQQQTYWCHECDMSIHLLITTTTESPLCPHCDSRRLELMDGDDPTPISNDTTSFFLDSLFFPFLTDMNSSSSNDDLNHNIDSILPTVKITASLLEGEEVVCAVCKDEFVIDVDVKILPCNHFFHPDCILPWLNSDHNSCPLCRFHLLPTSTAAAAIHNDDDDDAVVDCAFPDVGALSNFLPSHF